One segment of Polyodon spathula isolate WHYD16114869_AA chromosome 20, ASM1765450v1, whole genome shotgun sequence DNA contains the following:
- the LOC121295523 gene encoding CDP-diacylglycerol--glycerol-3-phosphate 3-phosphatidyltransferase, mitochondrial-like, with translation MAAPMSWRRLLSGLKRPAVSGVLTRMSDRLFRRKERSRGSSVFLLAPLLGEVRPLPALVQPRPPACPVTSEGLLQRFHWIADQVPAFRVSGGQVHVLHSPDEFYQIMKANIKTAKRRVVMASLYLGTGPLEQELVDCIEEALERSREERMASDLKVSILLDYTRGSRGKKNSRSMLLPLLQRFPGQMCVSLYHTPDLRGVLKTLVPERFNETIGLQHIKVYVFDDSLIISGANLSDSYFTNRQDRYILLRDCAELADFFSELVGAVGDVSLQLQRDDTVQVKEGMVHPYKGDHSEFCTAANKRIMQVVDLARAKQQLSTSTTEVSQHRQGPGDTLVFPLVQMKPLGIGLDETVTKRLLTEAGDDSRIYLASGYFNLTRAYMELVLGTRAGYRILLASPEVNGFFGAKGVAGAIPAAYIHIARQFYSKVCRRGQQDRIRLHEYIRRDWTFHAKGLWYYLQGSEQPCLTLIGSPNFGYRSVHRDLEAQLAIVTENQGLQAELQQEQERLYCMSAEVSPSTFEQPNRSVKLWVKLVTPLIKNFF, from the exons ATGGCGGCTCCCATGTCGTGGAGGAGGTTGTTGTCCGGCCTCAAAAGACCGGCTGTCTCCGGGGTTCTGACCCGCATGTCCGACCGGTTATTCCGGAGAAAGGAGCGGAGCAGAGG GTCGTCTGTGTTCCTGCTGGCCCCCCTGCTGGGGGAGGTTCGTCCCCTCCCTGCCCTGGTTCAGCCTCGCCCCCCTGCCTGCCCCGTTACCTCGGAGGGACTGCTGCAGCGCTTCCACTGGATTGCGGACCAGGTGCCGGCTTTCCGGGTCTCGGGGGGGCAGGTGCACGTGCTGCACTCCCCTGACGAATTCTACCAGATCATGAAG gcAAATATTAAGACTGCTAAGAGGAGGGTAGTGATGGCTTCCCTGTATCTAGGAACAGGACCCCTGGAACAAGAGCTG GTGGACTGCATAGAGGAGGCTCTAGAGAGGTCCCGAGAGGAGAGAATGGCCTCTGACCTCAAGGTGTCTATTCTGCTGGATTATACAAGAGGATCTAGAG GCAAGAAGAACTCTCGGAGCATGCTGCTGCCCCTGCTGCAGAGGTTCCCTGGTCAGATGTGCGTCTCTTTGTACCACACCCCCGACCTGCGCGGAGTCCTCAAGACACTCGTCCCCGAGCGCTTCAACGAGACCATCGGCTTGCAGCACATCAAGGTCTACGTGTTCGATGACAGCCTCATCATCAGTGG AGCGAATCTGAGCGACTCGTATTTCACTAACCGGCAGGATCGGTACATCTTGCTGCGGGACTGTGCGGAGCTGGCAGATTTCTTCTCTGAGCTGGTGGGCGCAGTGGGCGACGTGTCTTTGCAGCTGCAGCGGGACGACACGGTGCAGGTGAAGGAGGGCATGGTGCACCCCTACAAAG GCGACCACTCTGAATTCTGCACAGCAGCCAACAAGCGAATCATGCAGGTAGTGGACTTGGCCCGGGCCAAGCAGCAACTCAGCACTTCTACGACGGAGGTGAGCCAGCACCGGCAGGGGCCTGGGGACACGTTGGTCTTCCCGCTGGTGCAGATGAAGCCACTGGGGATTGGTCTGGACGAGACGGTGACCAAGCGACTGCTGACGGAGGCAGGGGACGATTCCCGAATCTACCTCGCCTCCGGCTACTTCAACCTCACCCGCGCCTACATGGAACTGGTCCTGGGCACCAGGGCCGGCTACCGCATTCTGCTGGCGTCTCCAGAGGTCAACGGCTTTTTCGGTGCCAAGGGTGTGGCCGGAGCGATCCCGGCAGCCTATATCCACATCGCCAGGCAGTTCTACAGCAAGGTGTGCCGGAGGGGTCAGCAGGACCGAATCCGGCTGCATGAGTACATCAGGAGGGACTGGACCTTCCATGCCAAGG GTCTGTGGTACTATCTCCAGGGGAGCGAGCAACCCTGCCTCACTCTGATTGGCTCCCCCAATTTCGGGTACCGCTCTGTGCACAGGGACCTGGAAGCCCAGCTCGCAATAGTCACTGAGAACCAGGGCCTGCAGGCAGAGTTACAGCAG GAGCAGGAACGACTGTACTGCATGTCAGCTGAAGTATCGCCTTCCACGTTTGAGCAGCCAAACCGCTCTGTGAAGCTTTGGGTGAAGCTGGTTACCCCTCTCATCAAGAACTTCTTCTGA
- the LOC121295672 gene encoding suppressor of cytokine signaling 3-like, with product MPPYLFPGRASCSGTLVSSRRDCSAMVTHSKFDIAMSCSPFDASPRLPPHRFKTFSSKHEYQLVITAVRKLQESGFYWSTVNGREANSLLSSEPAGTFLIRDSSDNRHFFTLSVKTDSGTKNLRIQCDSCFFFLQTDPKSMQPAPRFDCVLKLIHHYMPSKVSAASAGNGKSNYFIYSSGEKIPLTLLRPLSSSVSTLQHLCRKTVNGHLEVSSKRDQLPHTLKEFLQEYDAPV from the coding sequence ATGCCCCCATATTTATTTCCTGGACGGGCCTCCTGTTCTGGGACTCTGGTCAGTTCAAGGCGCGACTGTAGCGCCATGGTAACCCACAGTAAGTTTGACATCGCGATGAGCTGCAGCCCCTTTGACGCTAGCCCGCGGCTGCCTCCTCACCGCTTCAAGACCTTCAGCTCCAAGCACGAGTACCAGCTGGTGATCACTGCGGTTCGGAAGCTGCAGGAGAGCGGCTTCTACTGGAGCACGGTGAACGGGAGGGAGGCCAATAGCCTGCTTAGCTCCGAACCCGCTGGCACATTCTTGATACGGGACAGCTCGGACAACCGTCACTTCTTCACCCTCAGCGTCAAAACTGACTCCGGGACCAAAAACCTGCGCATTCAGTGTGACAGTTGCTTCTTTTTCCTACAGACTGACCCCAAAAGCATGCAGCCAGCACCTCGCTTTGACTGTGTCTTGAAACTGATCCACCATTACATGCCTTCCAAAGTCTCCGCGGCGTCTGCTGGGAACGGGAAGAGCAATTACTTTATTTATTCCAGCGGAGAAAAGATTCCCCTAACCCTACTCAGACCCTTGTCCTCAAGCGTTTCCACTCTGCAGCACCTCTGTCGCAAGACTGTCAACGGACACCTGGAGGTTTCCAGTAAACGGGACCAGCTGCCTCATACGCTAAAGGAGTTCCTCCAGGAGTATGACGCTCCGGTATGA